CTTTAAGAGCGAAACTTGGTAAACTTTATAATTCAGTTGTCGAAAAAGATAAGAATAAAGCTAATAAGGATAAAGTTCTTCCAGGTGTTGAAAGGGCTAGAAATGATAATGGAGATTTGAAATTTATATCTAGAACTGCTGTTTATGTTAAGAATTCTATAAAACAAAAGTAGAATGCAGTAATACTAAAACAGCCTACATTAAAACTAATAAAGAGCATGCTTTGATCAATCTTTGTTCAAAACATGCTCTTTATTAACTTTTATATCAAGATTATAGACTCGATTCTATCAAACCTTATTTAAAAGTAAATTATTCTTTGTGGAAGTATTAGGTACTTTTTCATACGTCTTTCGCTTTGTAGTAATATATAACTATATTAATTGAGAAAAAGTAGGTAGATATTAATGGATAATATATTAATTGATATAAAAGATAGTGTATTTGAAAGCAAAGATGAAGCAAGTTTGTACGTGATAAAAGATGTGAATAAACATGGGGATGTATTTATATTCACTATACCGGAGTATTCATTTTCATGGGTTGTTAAGAGTGAAGATGATTTAGAATCATTGAAGTCTTACAGAATTCTAAATAGCGTGGAAATAAAAGAGAAATTAATTAATGAAATGAAAAAAGCAATTAAAAAACTCTAGAGGTTTAACATCGGTGGATATTTCCTTTTCTGCCTCGAAACTACTAGTTACATCATTTTAAGTTTCTAATAACATGTAATAAGAGGTGGTTTATATGATAAGCCCGATGTTACTAGAAAAGGCAATTGAGCCGATTAACGATAATACTTATTTGACAGAATTGAAACTTGATGGGATAAGGCTCATTTGGACTAAATTTAATGATAAGGTTCGTTTATATACACGTCACAATACAGAAGTTACATTTAGATTTAAAGAGCTGCATGATCTAGATATGCCAAACGGTACTATACTCGATGGTGAGCTTATCGTCCCCGGTGATGACGGTAAACCAGAATTTGAGTTAATGATGGAGAGGTTCCAATCCTCTAAAAGTAATCATTTTATTCAGTATTGTGTGTTCGATATCATTCAGTACAATGACCAGAATGTAACGTCCCTTCCTCTTTTAGAAAGAAAAGAATTACTTTCAAAAGTTGTTACACCTATAGAACATGTAGTGTTGGGGCAATTTATTCAAGGGCATGCAGTAGAGTATTTTGATTTAGTAAAAGAAAGAGATTTAGAAGGAATAGTTATTAAGAAGGCGGATAGCCCATATGAACTGAATAAGCGCAGTAAAACATGGATAAAGGTGATTAATTATCAATATGAAAATATCTATCTCACAGCTTTAAAAAAGGGTGAGTTTGGAGTTAACTTGGCATTTGAGGATGGATCTTATGCTGGGCTAATGGAATTCATGCCAACTGACGAAAGAAAGAAACTCTATCAAACAATGAGAAAAGTATCTGAAACTGAAAAATACATTAGGATAGAGCCAATTAAATGCCAGGTGAAATATCGAAATTTAACACGTTCAGGATTATTGCGATTTCCATCTTTTCATCAATGGTTATAAAAAAAGTCAGACCTATTATTTTACTAATCTCCCTTAATCTCTCTGAACTAATTGCTTTTAAGACAGATTCTTGATAAATTTAATATATAGTTATTTTTTCTTGCTCTTATGAGCCTTAATTTTTGAAGCATTCAAGCCCTATGGGTGGTATTTTTTCTTTTTGAAGGAAAAGTCTGCCTATAGGGCTTTTTGTATGCAAAAAACAGTTAAAAGGAGGATTTTTTTGAGATTACAAAGGTTTGTTTCTTCAATAGGGGAAAGTTCAGTACCGGAAGATATCCACGCTCAAAATACTAGGAAAATTCGACTGATTTCTTTAATGTTATACGACAAAGAAAAAGTTGGAGAAG
The window above is part of the Metabacillus sp. B2-18 genome. Proteins encoded here:
- a CDS encoding ATP-dependent DNA ligase, producing the protein MISPMLLEKAIEPINDNTYLTELKLDGIRLIWTKFNDKVRLYTRHNTEVTFRFKELHDLDMPNGTILDGELIVPGDDGKPEFELMMERFQSSKSNHFIQYCVFDIIQYNDQNVTSLPLLERKELLSKVVTPIEHVVLGQFIQGHAVEYFDLVKERDLEGIVIKKADSPYELNKRSKTWIKVINYQYENIYLTALKKGEFGVNLAFEDGSYAGLMEFMPTDERKKLYQTMRKVSETEKYIRIEPIKCQVKYRNLTRSGLLRFPSFHQWL